Proteins co-encoded in one Oreochromis aureus strain Israel breed Guangdong linkage group 3, ZZ_aureus, whole genome shotgun sequence genomic window:
- the LOC120438078 gene encoding uncharacterized protein LOC120438078, with amino-acid sequence MVSLLRASQGQMERYPSKSEITAMAKKVVEYYPMLQDNDASVKHESINAKLQKRLQNMKTPVKRQGPTPERGWPKRRLTDLSPRDEEADDEDADRSSSSGASTLLSPVRNSDDASTSSDKDSRQIQARHYKTLQEMCKKAKPNQEDVSQLLDLEFEARRSFIDSDTMKEENRARLILDAYPCFKELHHALGELRRILDPHNNKFISQIKLRWEEFCSRVEFYCVSKKAMNPPMTMDKTEAHLALMKALPTLFPTPAHPPKKMGNASDAFLHVLKPTEDPDAVLQKRGLSCPVVMFDGCKCVIAVGNLPVTTFDKEKLGEAMIYVMAYFYALHLTYPKCVATLLSVIQTEVLQDAIHEHDTTSSYRKALAEWHAFIGK; translated from the exons ATGGTGTCCCTTTTGAGAGCAAGCCAAGGCCAAATGGAGCGATACCCCTCTAAGTCTGAAATCACTGCAATGGCTAAAAAAGTTGTGGAATATTATCCTATGCTGCAGGATAATGATGCAAGCGTAAAACAC GAGAGCATTAATGCCAAGTTACAAAAAAGGCTGCAAAATATGAAAACCCCAGTAAAAAGGCAAGGACCAACACCGGAGAGGGGATGGCCCAAGAGAAGGCTCACTGACCTCTCCCCAAGGGATGAAGAAGCTGATGATGAAGATGCTGATCGCAGTTCTTCCAGTGGTGCATCTACTCTGTTATCACCTGTCAGAAATTCTGACGATGCCTCCACTTCAT CTGACAAGGATAGTCGACAAATACAAGCAAGACATTACAAAACATTACAAGAAATGTGCAAGAAGGCAAAACCAAACCAAGAAGATGTGTCCCAGCTATTAGACCTCGAGTTTGAAGCCAGAAGATCCTTCATTGACTCAGACACCATGAAAGAGGAGAACAGAGCTCGCCTCATCTTGGATGCATATCCATGCTTTAAAGAATTGCATCAT GCATTGGGTGAGCTTCGCAGAATTTTGGATCCCCACAACAACAAGTTCATCAGTCAAATAAAACTGAGATGGGAAGAATTCTGCTCCAGGGTAGAGTTCTACTGTGTGTCAAAGAAGGCAATGAATCCACCAATGACCATGGACAAAA CTGAAGCCCACCTTGCACTGATGAAGGCTCTTCCAACGCTCTTTCCCACACCTGCCCATCCACCAAAAAAGATGGGGAATGCTTCTGATGCATTTCTACATGTCCTGAAG CCTACAGAAGATCCAGATGCTGTCCTCCAGAAACGAGGCTTGTCATGTCCAGTAGTGATGTTCGATGGATGCAAGTGTGTCATTGCTGTTGGTAATTTACCAGTTACAACATTTGACAAAGAAAAACTTGGTGAGGCTATGATATATGTGATGGCATACTTTTATGCACTCCATCTGACTTACCCCAAATGCGTGGCAACCCTGCTGTCTGTCATTCAGACAGAAGTTCTCCAGGATGCCATTCATGAGCATGACACTACATCATCTTACAGAAAAGCCCTGGCAGAATGGCATGCATTTATTGGAAAGTAG